The DNA sequence TGATCTTGGTCCTACAGTATCAGCAAGAGTAGCTACAGGTCTTACAGCAGACTGTACATTACTTGAAATCGGTGATTTCCCTCTTGTTGCACTTCCAAATCAGGAGCAGAAGCACAATCAGCTTCTTATGACACGTCCTGCATTCGGTGGTAACACAATCGCGACAATCGCATGTCCTGATAATCGTCCTCAGATGGCAACAGTACGTCCGGGCGTTATGCAGAAGCTTGACAGAGTAGCTGGCAAGAAGGCAGAAGTGATCGAGTACAATCCTGGATTTACTCCAAACAACAAGTATGTTGAGATCCTTGAAATCTCAAAGGCTGTTTCAGATATCAAAGATATCATGGACGCTAAGATCCTTGTTTCAGGTGGTCGTGGTGTTGGTTCAGCAGAGAACTTCAAGCTTCTTGATGATCTTGCAGAAGTACTTGGCGGACAGGTATCATGCTCACGTGCAGTTGTAGATTCAGGCTGGAAGCCAAAGGAGCTTCAGGTTGGTCAGACTGGTAAGACAGTTCGTCCACAGGTATACTTCGCAATTGGTATTTCAGGTGCGATCCAGCATGTAGCCGGTATGGAAGAGTCAGATATCATCATCGCTATCAACAAGGATGAGGATGCTCCTATCTTTGATGTAGCTGATTATGGTGTTGTTGGAGATCTGAACAAGATCGTTCCTGCTCTTACAGAAGCAATCAAGGCTGAGCTTGCTAACAAGTAATTCAGTTTATAATTGAAAATGGACATTTTAGACTGCCGGGTTTTATACCCGGCAGTTTGTGTGTAAATGAGCCAAGCACAGATATTCATGTAAGTACAGATATTATGCTTGCATGCATATCTGTACTTACATGAATATCTGTATTTGGCGAATAGGCGACATCGAGCCGACAGGCGAGATGGGGCATGAAAGAGAGTATATTGCTGTGCGGTGGGCGAGATGGGGCATGAAAGAACATGAGAATGTTCTTTTACGCACAAAAGAGAGTGTATTATTACAGATTTCCCTGTTGAAACAATAAATACAATGCTGTATGATAAATACTGTTGCGAAAAAGACAAATGACAGTTAGATAAAAGAAGATTAGGGTTGATGAGAAAAATGAGTAAGTATGAAACACAGGAAGAATTAAAACGAGAAGAATTAAGTCAGGAAGGGCAACTGTTAAAAACAGAGGTTGACAACGCAAAATTGACAGGCGACAGTATGGATGTAAAAATGACAGATGCAAGTGAAGAAAGCAAAACTAACAATACTACCGGAGAAAATAAGATGGGAACCATGCCGATGGGGAAGTTATTGATATCAGTATCACTTCCGATGGTAATTTCAATGTTGGTACAGGCACTTTATAATGTAGTCGATAGTGTATTTGTATCGCATTTTGATCAGGATGCACTGACGGCAGTATCGACAATATTTCCGTTACAGAATCTTATGATCGGAGTTACCTCCGGTCTCGGTGTCGGTTTTAATGCATTGATATCCAAGTCACTTGGTGAAAAAAATCAGAAAAAAGCAAATGATGCAGCCAGACAGGGAATCTTTCTGGAACTTATTGGATTTGCAATTTTCTTATTGATCGGTTTATTTGGGATCGATGCATTTATGAAGAGTCAGACGGATGTTGCAAAAATCATTGATTATGGAGTGGATTATGGACGTATCTGCTGTATCTGTTCCTTTGGTATCTTTGCACAGATGACATTTGAACGTATGCTGCAGTCAACAGGACGGACGCTTTACACAATGAAGACACAGGCACTTGGAGCCGTTATTAATATTATACTTGATCCGATTATGATCTTTGGATATTTCGGACTTCCGGCAATGGGTGCTGCAGGTGCGGCAATAGCAACAGTTATCGGACAGTGTATTGCGGCATCACTTGCAATCTATTATAATCTGAAAAAAAATCCGGATATCCAGTTATCATTTAAAAGCTTTCGGCCGGAGGGAGATGTGATCGGCAGAATTTTGTCCATTGCTGTTCCTTCAATCGCGATGGTTGCGGTAGGTTCAGTTATGACATATGGATTTAATCGTATTTTATTTACATTTACACCGATCGCAGTTTCAGTGTTTGGTATTTTTTATAAAGTACAGAGTATGGCATTTATGCCGGTATTTGGTCTGAATAATGGTATGATCCCTATCGTATCATATAATTACGGAGCAAAACAACCGGATCGAATGCTCAAAGCTGTTAAATATACAATGATGGCTGCGATCTGTTTCATGCTTTTGTGTCTGACTGCGATGCAGGTAATTCCGGGATTGATCCTTAAGGTATTCGATGCACAGGAGGACATGATGGCGATCGGTATTCCGGCACTTCGAACAATGAGCATTTCATTCCTGTTTGCAGGAATCTGTATTGTATGTTCCGGTATGTTCCAGGCGCTTGGTAAAGGTGTGTACAGTCTGATCGTATCTCTAGCCAGACAGTTGATCGTGCTGCTTCCGGTTGCTTATGCATTTGCAAAATTGACACACAATCTCGAGCTGGTATGGTTGTCTTTCCCGATTGCGGAGGTTGTCAGTGTGATTCTTTCGGTCTTCATGGCGCTACAGACAAAAAAGAAAATTATCGATCCTTTGAAGAATTCGGTGAAAGTAGTACAGGAATAAGCAGAACATTTGTCAGTAAAGAGCATATTCTATAAAATAGCAAAATAATTTATAAATGATCTGTAGAAAATGATGGTTCAGGATATAGCTATAGTACATAAAGAATCAGAAAGAAGGAAAAGAAATGAGTGATTTGGTCTATCTTGATCATGCGGCAACAACGGCAGTTCATCCGGATGTTTTAAAAGAAATGCTGCCATATTTTACAGATAAATTCGGAAATCCGTCCAGTGTTTATGGATTTGCGGCAAATAATAAAAATAAATTGACAGAGGCAAGAGAGACGATAGCCGGAGTTCTTGGTGTAAAACCGGAAGAAATTTATTTTACGGCAGGTGGGTCTGAGTCCGATAACTGGGCGTTAAAATGTACGGCAGAAGCCTATGGAGTACATGGGGGACATATCATTACGACTAAGATTGAGCATCATGCGATCCTGCATACCTGTAAGTATCTGGAGAATAGAGGGTATGATGTAACGTATCTGGATGTAGATGAAAATGGATTGGTTGATCTGAATATACTTGAGGCAGCCATCCGGCCGGACACCTTTCTGATCTCGATCATGTTTGCAAATAATGAGATTGGAACGATTGAACCAATAAAAGAAATCGGAGAGATCGCACACAGACACGGTATTTTGTTTCATACGGATGCAGTTCAGGCATTTGGACAGATCCCGATTCGCGCAGATGAAATGAATATTGATATGTTAAGTGCGAGCGGACATAAGTTTAACGGACCAAAGGGAATTGGTTTTTTATATATCAAAAAAGGCTTAAAGTTAAAGAGCTTTATTCATGGTGGCCAGCAGGAGCGAGGACGCAGAGCCGGTACAGAAAATGTACCGGGAATCGTAGGTATTGCAAAAGCGTGTGAGATCGCAATGGCAGAAATGGAAGAACGGATGAAAAAGGAGACGGAGCTCAGAGATTATCTGATCGAACGGATATTGAAGGAAATCCCGTATACCAGACTGAATGGACATTCAAAGAAACGACTGCCAAATAATGTAAATATCAGCTTTCAGTTCGTGGAGGGAGAATCCATTCTGATCATGCTAGACATGGCGGGTATCTGTGCATCCAGTGGCTCTGCCTGCACATCGGGTTCTGTTGATCCTTCTCATGTGTTGCTTGCGATCGGACTTCCGCATGAGATTGCGCACGGTTCTCTGAGGCTAACCCTTGGATATGAGAATACGAAAGAAGAAATGGATATGGTTGTCGATAATCTGAAACGGATCATTACAAATCTTCGGAATATGTCACCTTTATATGAGGATTTTGTCAAGAAAAATCATATACAGTAAGATTGTTAGAAATGAAAGATCAGATTCGGTCGGAGTGAATATAAGAATGCAATTGTGAAATGCGTGAGATAAAACGCCCCAAGTGTGAAGGAGAAAGATATGTACAGTGATAAAGTGATCGATCATTTCCAGAATCCAAGAAATGTCGGAGAGATTGAGGATGCCTCCGGTGTCGGTACGGTTGGAAATGCTAAATGCGGGGATATGATGCGGTTGTATCTGAAGATTAATGAGGAACAGGTGATCATAGACTGCAAATTTAAGACCTATGGGTGTGGAGCTGCAGTAGCATCCAGTTCCATGGCAACGGAGATGATCAAAGGAAAAACAGTTGCTGAGGCAATGAAGCTTACAAATAAAGCAGTTATGGAAGCATTGGATGGGCTTCCACCGGAAAAAGAACATTGTTCCCTGCTTGCAGAAGAAACACTGCATGCAGCTTTGTGGGACTATGCAGAAAAACATGGAATCAAGATTCCGGGACGTGTAAGACCGGTACAGGATATTGAAGACCGGATGGTGAGAGAACTGGAAGATTAAACAGTATTTGTATACTTGACAGCCGGAGAAATCCGGTTCTATACTGCAAGCAGGAATTGCAGGAAGGAAGATAAGATGGATAAAAAGACAGTATGTGTCGGTATGTCAGGAGGCGTGGATTCTTCTGTAGCCGCATATCTTTTAAAAGAACAGGGATATAACGTGATTGGTGTGACTATGCAGATCTGGCAGGATGAGGATGCAGATCAGATCAGTGAGCATGGCGGCTGCTGTGGCTTGTCGGCGGTAGATGATGCGAGAAGAGTAGCTGCACAGCTTGAGATTCCTTATTATGTAATGAACTTTAAAGAGGATTTCCGAAAATACGTCATTGACTATTTTGTAGATGAATACCGGAACGGAAGAACTCCGAATCCATGTATCGCATGCAACCGGTATGTAAAATGGGAGTCACTGTTAAGAAGGTCTTTAAGTATCGGTGGAGACTATATTGCTACCGGACATTATGCTAGAGTGGAACAGCTTTCAAGTGGCAGATATACCTTACGCGTGGCAAAAGGAATCGAGAAGGATCAGACCTATGCACTTTATAATCTGACACAGGATCAGTTATCAAAGACGTTGATGCCGGTTGGGGAATATAATAAGACACAGATCCGGCAGATTGCCGCAGATATCGGTATCCAGGTAGCAAATAAACCGGACAGTCAGGATATCTGTTTTGTACCGGATGGTGATTATGCCGGATATCTGGAACGGGAAGAGGGCTTAAAGGCAGTACCTGGAAATTTTGTAGATATGAATGGAAAAGTCCTTGGTACACATAAAGGTATAATCCATTATACGATCGGACAACGGAAGGGACTTGGACTTGCAATGGGACACCCGGTATTTGTTGTGGATATTATCCCGGAGACAAATGAAGTGGTGATCGGAGAAAATGCAGATACATTTTCAAAAGAACTGATCGCAGATAAAACGAACTTTATGTCTGTCGAGCGGCCGGAAGATGGGATGCAGGTGATCGGAAAGATCCGGTATGCACATAAGGGCGCGCCATGCAGGATCTACATGTTGGATGCTGACAGGGTCCGGGTTGTATTTGATGAACCGGTCCGGGCAGCGACCAAAGGACAGGCGGTTGTCTTTTATGAAGATGACCATATTGTCGGAGGCGGTACAATAAAAGAGATCATACGATAGGAATAAAAATGACGCTGGTGTGGATGCTATTATTTAAAAAATTATTATTGTTCTGCCACATACTCACCTATTATTACGCAAGACACTTCCGTTCTAGTCCTCGTGCAGCGGTTCTAAGCTCGCCACAAAGTGGCTTGCTAAGTACCGGCCTCGGACAAGGCTTGCTCCATAATAGTGAATATGTGGTAGAACAGCAAGATTTTTTGTAATAGCATCCACACCAGCGTCACTTTATAATTTATGAAATACAGGCTGCATCTGTTCAAAGGTGCAGTAATAGCGGAAACCTGTGGCGGTCAGAATGTCTCTGGCATAGGTTTCAAAGTCATAGCCAATGTATTTTGGAATATGTGCATCGCTTCCGACAGTGATGATCTCACCACCTAACTCCTTGTAGAGTTTAAGAATAGACGGATGAGGATGTGCATAAGTCATGTTTTTATACAGGCTTCCGGTATTGATCTCGATGCCCTTCCCATGTTCGATGATTGTTTTCAGAATTGCTTCAAAGACATCTGCATAATCAGAAAAGCGGAAGGCTGCTTCGCCGGATGGACAATAACGGACGGCATAGTCCAGATGGCCGTATATGGAATAATTATCAAAGGTCTGCACATTTGCAAGAATGGATTCAAAATATTCCAGTAGTGCTTCTTTTTCCGAACGTCCTTCATAGTAAGCGGGATAGTAGGGATCTTTGCCATATACAAGATGAGAGGACCCTATAATAAAGTCAAAATCATGATATTTATCTGTGTAAGCAATGATCTTGTCTGCGATATGAGACATCAGACCGAGTTCGATGCCGAGGTGGATCGTAAGTTTGTCTTTGTACTGTTCCTGCAACTTTCTTACAGCAGAAATATATCGGTCTGTATCTAACAGAAAGGTATGGCCTTCCTCGTCTTTTGGATAATCAATATCATGATGATCTGTAATGCAGATCTCAGACATACCAAGATGAATTGCCTGTTCAGCAATATCTGTAAGTCCTGTTTCAGAATCATCGGAGAATCCGGAATGTAAATGATGATCGCAAAGCTTCATATGTAAAACCTCCTGTTGACTGCAGATGTTGTGAAAATTAATGTTATTATAGCACGTTAGAAAATAAAACACAGCTACAGGGACTGAAAAAATAGTGAAGAAGAGCCGAAGATAAGAAGAAATCATACAAAAGAAGCATATATTGGTAACACAAGAATCATGTGTGAAATATCTCGAAATACGGGTTTAATGGTTGCAATAAATATGAAAATATCATAAAAAGTTGATTCTTTGTACATTTTGCAATATAGTGTTTGTTTATTTTTGCGTGAATTGGACAATTTTTTTTTGAGAAAGACTTGAAATTTACACACAAATTAGGTATGATTTTGTTGTGTGAATAGCACGATTAATTACTGCGCTTTGCAGTATATTATAAATACTTTTATTATTCAAAACTTAGGAGGAATAAAAAATGGCAGTAAAAGTAGCAATCAATGGTTTTGGACGTATTGGTCGTCTCGCATTCAGACAGATGTTCGGAGCAGAAGGATATGAAGTTGTTGCAATCAACGATTTAACAAAGCCTTCAATGCTTGCAGATCTTCTCAAGTACGATACAGCACAGGGTGGTTACTGTGGTAAGATTGGTGAGAACCTTCATACAGTTTCAGCTGATGATGAGGCTAACACAATCACAGTTGATGGTAAGACACTTACAATCTACAAGGAAGCAGATGCAAACAATCTTCCTTGGGGTAAGATCGGTGTTGACGTAGTTCTTGAGTGTACTGGTTTCTACTGCTCAAAGGAAAAGTCAATGGCTCATATCAATGCAGGTGCTAAGAAGGTTGTTATCTCAGCTCCAGCAGGAAATGATCTTAAGACTATCGTATTCTCAGTTAACCAGGATACATTAACAGCAGATGATCAGATCATCTCAGCTGCTTCATGTACAACAAACTGTCTTGCACCAATGGCTAAGGCTCTTAATGATTATGCTCCAATCCAGTCAGGTATCATGTCAACAATCCACGCTTACACAGGCGATCAGATGATTCTTGACGGACCACACAGAAAGGGCGACTTAAGAAGAGCAAGAGCAGGTGCTGCTAATATCGTTCCTAACTCAACAGGTGCTGCTAAGGCTATCGGTCTTGTTATCCCAGAGTTAAATGGTAAGTTAATCGGATCAGCTCAGAGAGTTCCAGTTCCAACAGGTTCAACAACAATCCTTACAGCAGTTGTTAAGGGTGCTGACGTAACAGTTGATGGAATCAACGCTGCAATGAAGGCTGCTGCATCAGAGTCATTCGGTTACAACACAGATCCTATCGTTTCATCAGATGTAATCGGTATGAGATATGGTTCATTATTTGATTCAACTCAGACAATGGTATCAAAGATCGCTGATGACTTATATGAGGTTCAGGTTGTATCATGGTATGATAATGAGAACTCATACACAAGCCAGATGGTTAGAACAATTAAGTACTTCGCAGAGTTAGCATAATTGACTGACAAATTGTAGTAATTAATTTGACCTTACAAGGGGTCCGGTCTTCATGGACCGGACCCTATATTTCTTTTACGGAGATGTATTTGCACTCTGTACAAATATGAAGATAAAAGTATAAAAATCAGGAGGTTTAATAGTAATGTCATTAAACAAAAAATCAGTAGATGATATTAATGTAAAGGGACAGCGTGTCCTTTGCAGATGTGACTTTAATGTACCATTAAAGGAAGGTAAGATCACAGACGAGAATCGTCTTGTAGCAGCACTTCCTACAATCAAGAAATTAATTGCTGATGGTGGAAAGGTTATTCTTTGCTCACACCTTGGCAAGGTTAAGACAGAAGAAGACAAGAAGACAAAGACTCTTGCACCGGTTGCGGTAAGACTTTCAGAGCTTCTTGGACAGGAAGTTAAGTTTGTTGCTGAGCCTGAAGTTGTTGGACCAAAGGTAAGAGAAGCTGTAGCAGCTATGAAAGATGGCGAAGTTATCTTACTTGAGAACACACGTTTCAGACCGGAAGAGACAAAGAACGGTGAAGCATTCTCTAAGGATCTTGCTTCTATCTGTGATGTATTTGTAAATGATGCATTTGGTACAGCTCACAGAGCACACTGCTCAAATGTAGGTGTTGCAGGTCTTGTTGATACAGCAGTTGTTGGATACTTAATGCAGAAGGAGATCGACTTCCTTGGAAATGCGGTAGAGAATCCGGTAAGACCATTCGTAGCTATCCTTGGTGGAGCAAAAGTTGCAGACAAGTTAAATGTTATCTCTAACTTACTTGAGAAGTGCGATACACTGATCATCGGTGGTGGTATGGCGTATACATTCTTAAAGGCAAAGGGATATGAGATCGGTAAATCATTAGTTGACGAGTCTAAGATCGACTACTGTAAGGAAATGATGGAAAAGGCTGAGAAGCTTGGTAAGAAGTTATTACTTCCGGTTGATTCCGTTATGATCGACGATTTCCCTAATCCGATCGATGCTCCGGTTGAGACAGAGATCTTTGATGCAGACAAGATGTCAGCAGACAAAGAGGGCTGTGATATCGGACCTAAGACAATCAAATTATATGCAGATGCTGTTAAGACAGCTAAGACAGTTGTATGGAACGGACCTATGGGTGTATTCGAGAATCCTACACTTGCTGCCGGTACAAAGGCTGTAGCTGCTGCTCTTGCTGAGACAGATGCTACAACTATCATCGGTGGTGGTGATTCTGCTGCTGCTGTTAACCAGTTAGGATATGGTTCTAAGATGAGCCACATCTCAACAGGTGGTGGAGCTTCCCTTGAATTCTTAGAGGGTAAGGAACTTCCGGGCGTTGCTGCTGCAAACGACAAATAAATTATGTACATGCTCCATCTGAATCGGATGGAAAAATATGCAGATAATGAAAATAATATTTTCAAGGAGATAAAAGACATGTCAAGAAAGAAAATCATCGCTGGTAACTGGAAGATGAACATGACTCCAAGCCAGGCTGTAAAATTATGTGAAGAGTTAAAGCCATTAGTTGCAAATGACGACGTAGATGTTGTATACTGCGTACCTGCAATTGATATTGTACCTGTAGTAGAAGCTGTTAAGGGCACAAATGTAGAAGTTGGTGCTGAGAATATGTACTTCGAAGAAAAGGGTGCATACACAGGTGAGATTTCAGCAGAAATGTTAGTTGATGCCGGTGTTAAGTATGTCATCATCGGACATTCAGAGCGTCGTGACTACTTCAAAGAGTGTGACTGTCTCTTAAATAAGAAAGTTAAGAAGGCATTTGAAGCAGGCCTTACACCTATCCTTTGCTGTGGTGAGTCATTAGAGCAGAGAGAAATGGGTATCACACTTGACTTCATCCGCCTTCAGATCAAGAGTGATCTGAAAGATATCACAGCAGATCAGGTTAAGAGCATGGTAATCGCTTACGAGCCGATCTGGGCTATCGGAACAGGCAAGACAGCTACATCCGATCAGGCACAGGAAGTATGTAAGGCAATCCGTGACTGCATCGCTGAAGTATATGATACAGACACAGCAGAAGCTGTAAGAATCCAGTATGGTGGATCTATGAACGCCGGTAACGCAGCAGAGCTTCTTGCAAAGCCTGATATTGATGGTGGTCTTGTAGGTGGTGCTTCACTGAAGGCTGACTTTGGAAAGATTGTAAATTACAATAAGTAATTAATTTTGCAGTAATTTTTGTAACTCATATATTTGAAATATACAAAGTTAATGCAATAAAGATACCGTAAAATACCAGATGACGACAAAATGTGCACTGTGTATTTTGCGGTATTTTTATTTTAATTGGTAATTCGTGCTAAATGAATAGATTCATACAATGTTTTTGTACATCCCGGCAATCTATACTGTAGGTTTGTCAAACATATGTTACACAGATGCCAGATAATCCTTTAGTACCTGATTTGGAGATTTCCATCCTAATGGACGCATAGGAAAGTTGTTATAATCCCTGCGATTATACACTTTCAACTGTTTGGCAAAGTCCTCAAAAGAATAAAAAGTATGAGTTGCATAAAAACGCTCATTATCCTTTCGGTGGCTTCTTTCAACTTTCCCGTTATGTCGTGGTGTAAAGGGTCGTATAACTTTATGGCGAATCCCATGCTGCTTCAGATGCACCTGAAATAGTGTGGGTTTATCACGGTGAGTGGTAAAACGATTTGTAAATTCTGCTCCATTATCAGTTTGGATACATTGAATGGGTAACGGAAAGGCTTTCACCAGATGCTCTATAAACATAGCAGAAGAATACGTGTTGTGTTCTTCAAAAGCCTCTACGAAACGCCATCTGGAATACTCGTCAATGGCAGTATACTGAAAGAATTGTTTGCCGATGACCTTGGGGTTTTTGAGGCATGCAGAAGGAACAAATTTTACATCAACCTGTATGCGTTGTCCCGGATAATCCATCTGTTCGTAAGGCTTTGGAATATATTTAGGATTTGGCGGATGAACTGCCATAATTCCCTGCTTACGGAGAAATCTGTATAGTCCAGGGATGGAACGGGAGTAACCACGCTGCTTGAGTTTAACCCAAAAGACAACAAGACCGGCATTGGGATTGCGTCTGCGCATATCAAAGATCAGCTTGATCTCTTCAGGGGTATGTTGGTTTGGATGATGATGGGGTCTGCGAGAGCGGTCACGAAGGGACTCAATAGAACCATCATAACGTCGTTTCCAACGATAAATGTATTGACGGTTGGTTTTATATTTGATAGCAGCTTTGGTGACACCAAACCTTTCAGCGTATTTGATTAAGGATAGACGATACCGCATATCTTGTGTTATAGTAGCCATAGCAGAGAACTCCTTTTTTGTTTTTTTGTTGTGGTGACTAAAATATAACACAAAAGAAGCATCTCTGCTTTTTTTATATTCAGTTGTAACACATGTATTGTAATCCTACAGTTTTTGTACATCCCGGCAATCTATACTTCGTTGACGATTATGTTTAACTGTGATATAATTCAAACGATTTTTGAACAAATTAAAAGAAAAAGGATGTAAATATGGAATATTTAAAGACATTCTGGAGCAGAAGATATCTGCTTGCTGAACTGGTAAAGAAGGGAATCAAATTAAAATACAGACGTTCGTATCTTGGTATTTTATGGTCCTTGCTGGAACCGTTGATGACAACAGCAGTATTAACTGTTGTATTCGGAACATTGTTTGACAACAAAAATAAGTTATTCCCGCTTTATATTTTAAGCGGACGTTTGTTGTATTCGTTTTTTAGCAGTGGAACAAAGGCATGTTCCAAGGCAATTCGTGCAAATGCCGGTATGATTAAAAAGGTATATGTACCAAAGTATCTGTATCCAATGTCATCGGTTCTTTTTAATTTTATAATTTTTATGATATCATTATTAGTAATGATACCATTATTTGTTTTTTGTCATCATGTGCCGAAGCTGCAGATACTTCTGATGTTTATCCCGTTGTTGATTCTGCTGCTTATGACATTCGGTGTTGGAATGATCCTAGCAACTGTTACGGTATTTTTCCGGGATATGGAATATCTGTGGGATGTATTTCTAATGATCATTATGTATACATGTGCGATTTTCTATTA is a window from the Lachnospiraceae bacterium GAM79 genome containing:
- a CDS encoding DDE-type integrase/transposase/recombinase, which produces MATITQDMRYRLSLIKYAERFGVTKAAIKYKTNRQYIYRWKRRYDGSIESLRDRSRRPHHHPNQHTPEEIKLIFDMRRRNPNAGLVVFWVKLKQRGYSRSIPGLYRFLRKQGIMAVHPPNPKYIPKPYEQMDYPGQRIQVDVKFVPSACLKNPKVIGKQFFQYTAIDEYSRWRFVEAFEEHNTYSSAMFIEHLVKAFPLPIQCIQTDNGAEFTNRFTTHRDKPTLFQVHLKQHGIRHKVIRPFTPRHNGKVERSHRKDNERFYATHTFYSFEDFAKQLKVYNRRDYNNFPMRPLGWKSPNQVLKDYLASV
- a CDS encoding ABC transporter permease, which codes for MEYLKTFWSRRYLLAELVKKGIKLKYRRSYLGILWSLLEPLMTTAVLTVVFGTLFDNKNKLFPLYILSGRLLYSFFSSGTKACSKAIRANAGMIKKVYVPKYLYPMSSVLFNFIIFMISLLVMIPLFVFCHHVPKLQILLMFIPLLILLLMTFGVGMILATVTVFFRDMEYLWDVFLMIIMYTCAIFYYPTRLLKSGYSWLLKYNPLYCVIHNFRACVMGDPLNWNYMLYAFIFSIVAIIIGTYTFYKKQDKFILHI